In Scatophagus argus isolate fScaArg1 chromosome 3, fScaArg1.pri, whole genome shotgun sequence, one genomic interval encodes:
- the zgc:77375 gene encoding haloacid dehalogenase-like hydrolase domain-containing 5: MSKQLMCDRQTGVMWCRGFLQQAVRSMSTSRQVGVLFDVDGVLLRGGSVIPAARRAFRKLVDQNNNFLFPVVFVTNAGSCQRHHKAQQLSHLLEVQIAPEQVVLSHSPLRMLKTFHDKCVLVSGQGPVTDIANTLGFQKVVSIEQLREHHPLLDMVDHNRRPRLPPSPLKTLPKIEAIILFGEPVRWETNLQLLIDVLLTNGNPGCAYDPQLSMQLPVLACNMDLMWMAEAPSPRFGHGMFLLCLESVYKKVTGRELQYEALLGKPSLLTYQYAEHLLRLQNHNHKLTTIYTIGDNLMTDIYGANLYNRYLAQQHAAMTTTTKLVAQGMGSHLTMVVPEEEMVSAAAQCRSILVCTGVYDPRSPLPSNQSGAITETVFHGHRDLVLEPDLVEPSHLVEDVDAAVDLLLRQESTVPSGL, encoded by the exons ATGAGCAAACAGCTCATGTGTGACAGACAAACGGGAGTCATGTGGTGTCGAGGTTTCCTGCAGCAGGCGGTCAGATCCATGTCAACCAGCAGGcag GTGGGCGTCCTCTTTGACGTGGATGGCGTCTTGCTTCGCGGCGGCTCTGTGATACCAGCTGCTCGACGAGCATTTCGGAAGCTTGTGGATCAAAACAACAACTTCCTCTTTCCTGTCGTCTTTGTCACCAATGCAGGCAGCTGTCAGAGACATCACAAGGCCCAGCAGCTGTCTCATTTGCTGGAGGTCCAG atCGCCCCAGAGCAGGTAGTTCTTTCCCATAGTCCTTTGCGAATGTTGAAGACTTTCCATGATAAATGTGTCCTGGTGTCTGGACAGGGACCAGTGACCGACATCGCCAACAC GCTGGGTTTTCAGAAGGTTGTGAGCATTGAGCAGCTCAGAGAACATCACCCCCTGCTGGACATGGTGGACCACAACAGGAGACCCAGACTACCT ccGTCTCCTCTGAAGACTCTTCCCAAAATTGAAG CGATCATCCTGTTTGGGGAGCCAGTCAGATGGGAGACCAACCTACAGCTACTGATTGACGTGCTCCTGACCAATGGGAATCCTGGTTGTGCGTATGACCCTCAGCTATCGATGCAGCTGCCAGTGCTCGCTTGTAACATGGACCTGATGTGGATGGCAGAGGCCCCGTCTCCACG ATTTGGTCATGGGATGTTCCTGCTCTGCCTGGAGTCAGTCTACAAGAAGGTGACGGGTCGAGAGCTTCAGTATGAGGCGCTGCTGGGAAAGCCCAGTTTGCTAACATACCAGTACGCCGAGCACCTGCTGAGACTGCAGAACCACAACCACAAACTGACCACCATCTACACAATCGG TGACAACCTGATGACGGATATCTATGGTGCTAACCTGTACAACCGTTACCTGGCTCAGCAGCACGCTGCCATGACGACCACTACCAAGCTTGTTGCCCAGGGAATGGGGAGTCACCTTACAATGGTGGTgccagaggaggagatggtgtCTGCTGCCGCTCAGTGTCGCTCCATACTG GtgtgtacaggtgtctatgACCCTCGCTCCCCGTTGCCTAGCAACCAGAGTGGTGCGATCACAGAGACAGTGTTCCATGGTCACAGAGACTTGGTCTTGGAGCCAGACTTGGTGGAGCCCAGTCACTTGGTAGAGGATGTGGATGCTGCTGTTGACCTGCTGCTGAGGCAGGAAAGCACTGTTCCCTCTGGCCTGTGA